A DNA window from Maribellus comscasis contains the following coding sequences:
- the tatA gene encoding twin-arginine translocase TatA/TatE family subunit — MNLFVIAGFIGPQEIIIILIIVLLLFGGRKIPELMKGLGKGMKEFKNATKEEEEDTKKSDPEKIEG, encoded by the coding sequence ATGAATTTATTTGTAATTGCAGGATTTATAGGACCTCAGGAAATAATTATCATCTTAATTATTGTTCTTTTGCTTTTTGGCGGGCGTAAAATCCCGGAATTAATGAAGGGTCTGGGAAAAGGGATGAAAGAATTTAAAAACGCAACAAAAGAGGAGGAAGAGGATACAAAAAAATCGGACCCGGAAAAGATTGAAGGCTAA
- the rseP gene encoding RIP metalloprotease RseP: MEAILVKTAQLLLSLSILVVLHEFGHFMFARLFKTRVEKFYLFFDPWFSLFRVKKGETEYGVGWLPLGGYVKISGMIDESMDKEAMKLPPKPYEFRSKPAWQRLLIMVGGVLMNFIFAILIYVGVLYAWGESYLPTANAKYGIVVSEVGKEIGFQDGDKILSVDGKHVESFSKVIPTIVLDAAKTVQVERNGQSVDVEISDADLALLLKSKDVFEPRLPFDFKVIGVDKEMPAGKAGIQEDDVLASVDGREFDYYDEFTDYLRLKKGEAVNLEIVRDGQKLTKDISITEEGQAGFGLSLIDREIFEFKTLKYGFFESFPAGIKRGVETTGDYLKQFKLFFKPETKAYESLGGFATIGNIFPSTWDWESFWNMTAFISIILAIMNLLPIPALDGGHVMFLVFEMVSGKKPGEKFLEYAQIVGMVILLALVLYANANDIIKMINGTF; the protein is encoded by the coding sequence ATGGAAGCAATATTAGTTAAGACAGCGCAGTTGTTATTAAGCCTTTCCATACTTGTGGTGTTGCACGAGTTTGGACATTTTATGTTTGCCCGTTTGTTTAAAACCCGTGTTGAGAAGTTTTACCTGTTTTTTGATCCGTGGTTTTCACTTTTTAGGGTGAAAAAGGGTGAAACAGAATACGGAGTTGGTTGGCTGCCATTGGGGGGGTATGTGAAAATTTCAGGAATGATTGACGAGTCGATGGATAAGGAAGCAATGAAACTTCCTCCAAAACCTTACGAATTTCGTTCTAAACCTGCATGGCAGCGTTTGCTTATTATGGTTGGAGGTGTGTTAATGAACTTCATTTTTGCCATTCTTATTTATGTGGGTGTGTTGTATGCGTGGGGAGAATCGTATCTTCCAACTGCAAATGCAAAATACGGAATTGTTGTTAGTGAAGTGGGTAAGGAAATTGGTTTTCAGGACGGAGATAAAATATTATCAGTTGATGGTAAACATGTTGAAAGTTTTAGTAAAGTAATTCCGACCATAGTTTTAGATGCCGCAAAAACCGTTCAGGTAGAACGAAACGGGCAAAGTGTTGATGTTGAGATCAGTGATGCTGACCTGGCTCTTCTTTTAAAAAGTAAAGACGTTTTTGAACCCAGATTACCTTTTGATTTTAAAGTTATAGGGGTTGATAAAGAGATGCCTGCAGGCAAGGCAGGTATTCAGGAAGACGATGTTTTAGCTAGTGTTGATGGGAGAGAGTTTGATTATTACGATGAGTTTACGGATTATCTTCGGTTAAAAAAGGGAGAGGCTGTTAATTTGGAAATTGTGCGCGACGGGCAGAAATTAACCAAGGATATAAGCATAACAGAAGAAGGGCAGGCCGGATTTGGTCTTTCTTTGATAGATCGTGAGATTTTTGAATTCAAAACATTAAAATATGGTTTTTTTGAATCGTTTCCAGCCGGAATCAAGAGGGGAGTGGAAACAACGGGTGATTACCTGAAACAATTTAAACTGTTTTTTAAACCGGAAACCAAAGCATACGAGTCGCTGGGAGGTTTTGCAACCATCGGAAATATTTTCCCTTCCACCTGGGACTGGGAATCTTTCTGGAATATGACCGCCTTTATTTCAATTATATTAGCCATTATGAATTTACTGCCCATTCCTGCTTTGGATGGCGGACATGTGATGTTTTTGGTTTTTGAGATGGTATCAGGGAAAAAACCCGGCGAGAAATTTTTGGAATATGCACAAATTGTTGGTATGGTTATACTTCTTGCGTTAGTTTTATATGCAAATGCCAATGATATAATAAAAATGATAAACGGAACATTTTAA
- the metH gene encoding methionine synthase, translating to MSINKNIKKELETRVLVMDGATGSLLQEYKLTEEDYRGEVLKDFEFDQKGNNDILALTKPEIVDEIHSRYLEAGADIILTNTFNATGISQADYHTEKYVYDINKASAEIARTAANRFTEKNPGKPRFVAGSLGPTNKTLSLSPDVNDPGYRAVTFDEVKEAYREQLEGLLDGGVDLILIETVFDTLNAKAAIFAVEEALEARNINLPLMVSGTITDASGRTLSGQTLEAFLNSVSHVDLLSVGLNCSLGATDLRPYVKELSNKAPFHISAHPNAGLPNQFGGYDETPEIMAGYLKDYLDNSFVNIIGGCCGTTPDHIQEFAKIAKNAKPHEIRHADSYTHLSGLEPVTLTENTNFVNIGERCNVAGSRKFARLIGEKKYEEALSIARAQVENGAQVIDVNFDDAMLDAEKEMVIFLNLLMAEPDIAKLPVMIDSSKWKVIEAGLKCLQGKAIVNSISLKEGEESFIYQARTIKKYGAAVIVMAFDEKGQADNLERRIEICSRAYKILTEKVKFPPQDIIFDSNVLTIGTGIEEHNNYAVDFIESVRWIKENLPLAKTSGGISNVSFSFRGNNIVREAMHSVFLFYAIKAGLDMGIVNPGMLQIYDEIPKDLLEKIEDLVLNKRQDATERLLEFAETLKSEGTKEVKKDQWRELPLEKRIEHSLVKGIPEFVDEDMAEAVKIYQPALNIIEGPLMDGMNVVGDLFGSGKMFLPQVIKSARVMKKAVAYLLPYIEADKAKLKTIDNRKKVLMATVKGDVHDIGKNIVGVVLGCNNYDIIDLGVMVPTEKILDTAIKENVNVIGLSGLITPSLEIMVEIAKEMENRKMDIPVLIGGATTSKIHTAVKIEPEYSNPVIHVKDASLAVNVVSNLIAKNQKYIDSVKEDYVQIREFQGQRKAKEYLTLEQARKNKYKINWKTSPIYKPNFTGVKQLIDYPLEELRKYIDWTFFFLTWGLKGHYPQILNDEKQGEEARKLLAEANAFLDEIIEKKMLQANAVFGIWPANTDKDDIVLYENENREKEAGRFFHFRQQEKKKEGLANFCLSDFVAPLESGKIDYCGGFATTAGIGIEKWKEQYIQNNDDYHAIMLEALADRLSEAFAEKLHELVRKEYWGYIPEENMSLDDLLKVKYQGIRPALGYPACPEHSEKENLFNLLKAQEVGITLTEHFAMYPNASVSGEFFVHPESRYFSLEKVGKDQIEDYARRKNQTVEFVEKFLPTNLNYK from the coding sequence ATGAGCATAAATAAAAACATAAAAAAAGAACTGGAAACCCGGGTGCTGGTAATGGACGGAGCAACTGGCTCTCTTCTTCAGGAGTATAAATTAACTGAAGAAGATTATCGCGGAGAGGTTTTAAAAGATTTTGAATTTGACCAAAAAGGGAACAATGATATTCTGGCGCTTACCAAACCGGAAATTGTAGATGAAATACATTCGCGCTATCTGGAGGCGGGAGCAGATATTATTTTAACCAATACATTTAATGCAACCGGTATTTCTCAGGCTGATTATCATACCGAAAAATATGTGTATGATATAAACAAAGCTTCAGCTGAAATTGCCAGAACAGCTGCCAACCGTTTTACGGAAAAAAATCCGGGGAAGCCTCGTTTTGTTGCCGGCTCGCTCGGGCCAACAAACAAAACCCTTTCGCTTTCACCTGATGTGAACGATCCCGGGTACCGTGCCGTTACTTTCGACGAAGTAAAAGAAGCATACCGGGAACAACTGGAAGGATTGCTCGACGGAGGTGTGGATTTAATTCTGATTGAGACCGTATTTGATACACTCAATGCAAAAGCAGCCATTTTTGCTGTAGAAGAAGCTTTGGAGGCGAGAAATATAAATCTCCCGCTGATGGTTTCCGGAACGATTACCGATGCCAGCGGACGTACACTATCAGGACAGACACTCGAAGCATTTTTGAATTCAGTTTCACATGTCGATTTATTAAGTGTTGGGTTAAACTGCTCGTTGGGTGCAACCGATTTGCGACCATATGTTAAAGAGCTTTCCAACAAGGCACCTTTTCATATCAGCGCCCACCCAAATGCCGGACTTCCCAACCAATTTGGCGGCTACGACGAAACGCCGGAAATAATGGCCGGATATCTAAAGGACTATCTTGACAACAGTTTTGTAAATATTATTGGTGGTTGTTGCGGAACTACGCCTGACCATATTCAGGAGTTTGCAAAAATTGCAAAAAATGCAAAACCACACGAGATAAGGCATGCCGACAGTTATACTCATTTAAGCGGCCTCGAACCGGTTACTTTAACTGAAAACACCAACTTTGTAAATATTGGCGAACGGTGTAACGTTGCCGGGTCCAGAAAATTTGCACGATTAATCGGAGAAAAAAAATACGAAGAAGCGCTTTCCATTGCACGGGCGCAGGTTGAAAACGGAGCACAGGTTATCGATGTCAATTTTGATGATGCTATGCTCGACGCCGAAAAGGAAATGGTTATATTTCTCAATCTGTTGATGGCCGAGCCCGATATTGCAAAACTCCCGGTGATGATCGACTCTTCGAAGTGGAAAGTGATTGAAGCCGGATTAAAATGTTTGCAGGGAAAAGCTATTGTAAACTCAATCAGTTTAAAAGAAGGCGAAGAAAGTTTTATTTACCAGGCCAGAACCATTAAAAAATATGGTGCGGCCGTAATCGTTATGGCTTTTGATGAAAAAGGTCAGGCCGACAACCTCGAACGCCGTATTGAAATTTGCAGCCGCGCATACAAAATTCTTACTGAAAAAGTTAAATTTCCGCCGCAGGATATTATTTTCGACAGCAATGTATTGACCATTGGAACCGGTATTGAAGAACACAACAATTACGCTGTTGATTTTATTGAATCGGTGAGATGGATAAAAGAAAATCTGCCTCTTGCAAAAACCAGTGGCGGAATAAGTAACGTTTCTTTTTCTTTCCGCGGAAACAATATTGTGCGTGAGGCAATGCATTCGGTATTTCTGTTTTATGCAATAAAAGCCGGGCTCGATATGGGAATCGTAAATCCGGGTATGCTGCAGATTTACGACGAAATACCAAAAGATCTTCTTGAAAAAATTGAAGATCTGGTTTTAAATAAACGACAGGATGCAACCGAGCGCCTGCTTGAATTTGCCGAAACACTAAAATCGGAAGGAACCAAAGAAGTGAAAAAAGACCAATGGCGTGAATTGCCTTTGGAAAAAAGAATTGAACACTCGCTGGTAAAAGGAATCCCGGAGTTTGTGGATGAAGACATGGCCGAGGCAGTAAAAATCTACCAGCCGGCACTAAATATTATTGAAGGCCCGCTAATGGACGGGATGAATGTGGTTGGTGATTTATTTGGTTCAGGAAAGATGTTTTTGCCACAGGTTATAAAATCGGCTCGGGTAATGAAAAAAGCGGTTGCCTATCTGCTTCCATATATTGAAGCGGACAAAGCAAAACTTAAAACCATCGACAATCGGAAAAAAGTGTTGATGGCGACCGTAAAAGGCGATGTTCATGACATCGGAAAAAATATTGTAGGAGTGGTGCTGGGTTGTAATAATTACGACATTATCGACTTGGGAGTGATGGTTCCTACAGAAAAAATTCTTGATACCGCCATTAAAGAAAATGTAAACGTAATTGGATTGAGCGGATTGATTACCCCTTCGCTGGAAATTATGGTAGAAATTGCCAAAGAAATGGAGAACCGCAAAATGGATATTCCGGTTCTGATTGGCGGTGCAACCACATCAAAAATTCACACAGCAGTAAAAATAGAACCAGAATATTCAAATCCGGTTATCCATGTAAAAGATGCGTCTCTGGCAGTTAATGTTGTTTCGAATCTGATTGCAAAAAATCAAAAATATATCGACTCGGTAAAAGAGGATTATGTCCAAATTCGCGAATTTCAGGGCCAGCGAAAAGCAAAAGAATATTTAACACTGGAACAAGCGCGAAAGAATAAGTATAAAATTAACTGGAAAACAAGCCCGATATACAAACCCAACTTTACAGGAGTAAAACAATTGATTGATTATCCGCTGGAAGAACTGCGGAAATACATTGACTGGACTTTCTTTTTTCTGACCTGGGGTTTAAAAGGTCATTATCCGCAAATTTTAAATGATGAAAAACAAGGCGAAGAAGCCCGAAAATTATTAGCCGAAGCCAACGCATTTCTTGATGAAATTATCGAGAAGAAAATGTTGCAGGCAAATGCGGTGTTTGGAATCTGGCCGGCAAATACCGACAAGGATGACATTGTTTTATATGAAAACGAAAACCGTGAAAAAGAGGCCGGGCGATTTTTCCATTTCCGCCAGCAGGAAAAGAAAAAAGAAGGATTGGCCAACTTCTGTCTTTCCGATTTTGTTGCTCCGCTTGAATCAGGCAAAATTGATTACTGTGGCGGGTTTGCAACCACTGCCGGTATTGGTATTGAAAAATGGAAAGAACAATACATTCAAAACAACGATGACTACCACGCCATTATGCTGGAAGCGCTGGCCGATCGTTTGAGTGAAGCATTTGCCGAAAAATTACACGAACTGGTTCGGAAAGAATACTGGGGCTACATTCCGGAAGAAAACATGTCGCTTGATGATTTACTAAAAGTAAAATACCAGGGAATCCGACCGGCATTGGGTTACCCGGCGTGTCCGGAACATTCTGAAAAGGAAAACCTTTTCAATCTGCTAAAAGCACAGGAGGTTGGAATTACCTTAACCGAGCATTTTGCGATGTATCCCAACGCATCTGTTTCGGGCGAATTTTTTGTTCATCCGGAGTCTAGATATTTCAGCCTTGAAAAAGTTGGTAAAGATCAAATTGAGGATTATGCACGCAGAAAAAATCAAACCGTTGAATTTGTTGAAAAATTCCTTCCTACAAATTTGAATTACAAATAG
- a CDS encoding 1-deoxy-D-xylulose-5-phosphate reductoisomerase: protein MKKRIAILGSTGSIGTQSLEVIEKNNDKFEVEVLTANNNVNLLIQQAKKFQPNAVVIANPEKYKVVTEALKDEPVKVYAGSEALNQIVQMETVDLVLTAMVGYSGLIPTYHAVKAGKNIALANKETLVVAGEIITGLAKKKQCDIIPVDSEHSAIFQCLVGEYMNPVEKIILTCSGGPFRGKTLEDLKSVTVRNALNHPNWNMGAKITIDSATLMNKGFEMIEAHWLFGLPSSKIDVIVHPQSIIHSVVQFEDGSMKAQMGLPDMRLPIQYAMGFPYRIRNEFPRFNFMDFPTLDFEPPNTKIFRNLALSYEALDRGGNVPCILNAANEVVVEAFLKEKIGFLEMPETIEKVMDKVSFLEKPGLEDLIQTNDETRTVAKLLTKNKN from the coding sequence ATGAAGAAAAGAATAGCAATTCTGGGTTCAACAGGTTCAATCGGAACACAATCACTGGAGGTTATTGAAAAAAACAACGATAAATTTGAAGTTGAAGTTTTAACCGCAAACAATAATGTCAATCTTTTGATTCAGCAGGCTAAAAAATTTCAGCCCAACGCTGTGGTGATTGCTAACCCTGAAAAATATAAAGTTGTTACAGAAGCGTTAAAAGATGAACCAGTAAAAGTTTACGCCGGCAGCGAAGCTTTGAACCAGATCGTACAGATGGAAACTGTTGATTTGGTTCTGACTGCCATGGTAGGGTATTCAGGTTTGATTCCAACATATCACGCTGTAAAAGCGGGTAAAAATATTGCGTTGGCAAACAAAGAAACATTGGTGGTGGCTGGTGAAATTATTACGGGGTTGGCCAAAAAGAAACAGTGCGATATTATTCCTGTCGATTCAGAGCATTCCGCTATCTTCCAGTGTTTGGTCGGAGAATATATGAATCCGGTCGAAAAGATTATTCTTACGTGTTCCGGAGGCCCGTTTCGCGGTAAAACCCTGGAGGATTTAAAGTCGGTTACAGTAAGGAATGCACTCAACCACCCCAACTGGAATATGGGGGCAAAAATAACCATCGACTCTGCCACTCTTATGAACAAAGGTTTTGAGATGATTGAAGCACACTGGTTGTTTGGATTACCTTCGTCAAAAATAGATGTGATTGTTCATCCGCAATCGATCATTCATTCAGTTGTACAATTTGAAGATGGTTCGATGAAAGCGCAAATGGGATTGCCCGATATGAGATTACCCATTCAATATGCTATGGGATTTCCGTATCGAATTAGAAATGAATTTCCAAGATTCAATTTTATGGATTTTCCCACACTCGACTTTGAGCCGCCAAATACAAAAATTTTTCGTAACCTTGCACTCTCTTATGAGGCACTTGACAGGGGAGGAAATGTGCCTTGTATATTGAATGCGGCAAACGAAGTAGTGGTTGAAGCATTTTTAAAAGAAAAGATAGGGTTTCTGGAAATGCCGGAAACAATCGAAAAAGTAATGGATAAAGTAAGTTTTCTGGAAAAACCGGGGCTTGAAGATTTAATTCAAACCAACGATGAAACAAGAACCGTCGCAAAGTTGTTAACAAAGAACAAAAATTAG
- a CDS encoding NIL domain-containing protein — MIKKRYILNFPPESGDKAFTYHLVKDYDIRINILKAEVFPGKRGSLLLELQGKKENIEKGVEYIVSHKIKCEPLDKRIYFQEEKCIDCGNCTAVCFAGALTMNKTNWKLNFDKNKCVVCELCIPACPLKLFKIDFN; from the coding sequence ATGATTAAAAAAAGATATATTTTAAATTTCCCGCCTGAAAGTGGCGATAAAGCATTCACTTATCATCTTGTAAAAGACTACGACATCAGAATCAATATTCTAAAAGCTGAAGTTTTTCCGGGCAAACGGGGAAGTTTACTGCTCGAACTACAGGGTAAAAAAGAAAATATTGAAAAAGGTGTTGAATACATTGTTAGCCACAAAATAAAATGCGAGCCACTGGACAAACGAATTTATTTTCAGGAAGAAAAATGTATCGATTGCGGCAACTGCACCGCCGTTTGTTTTGCCGGAGCACTTACAATGAACAAAACAAACTGGAAACTGAACTTCGACAAAAACAAATGCGTGGTTTGCGAACTTTGTATTCCAGCCTGCCCTTTAAAACTGTTTAAAATCGATTTTAACTGA
- a CDS encoding DUF4837 family protein produces MKIRIYSVVLLSVFISGLFSCSNNSTEMYKNITGKAGEMIVVISEQSWNGEPGKVLRETLAQPQLALPQDEPIFDLVDVPHAAFKSIFKSTRNIIQTSISSNVEKEEVKFTDDVWAYPQATVQITAKTPDRFVELFSENRDKIISYFISAEKERLTMNYNQYYEKGVYNILDRDFEVTMKVPPGFQIAKEAEDFIWYKYETPEISQGVIFYSYPYVSDSAFTSNYQIRIRDSLLKTHVPGPRDGSYMSTEKRIEPIVNVFKHNGNYATEMRGLWRVENDFMGGPYVSIAELDTDKQRVLVAFGYVYAPSKDKRNFIRQVEAMIYSLKLNNQEENDKLNRQTEMEVTIEG; encoded by the coding sequence ATGAAAATAAGAATTTATAGCGTTGTACTGTTGTCTGTGTTTATAAGCGGACTTTTTTCCTGTTCAAATAACAGCACAGAAATGTATAAAAACATTACCGGAAAAGCTGGTGAAATGATTGTTGTTATTTCAGAACAGTCGTGGAATGGGGAACCAGGAAAAGTGCTAAGAGAAACATTGGCACAACCGCAACTCGCATTACCTCAGGATGAACCTATTTTTGATTTGGTTGATGTTCCACACGCTGCTTTTAAAAGTATTTTCAAGAGTACGCGTAATATTATTCAAACCAGTATTTCATCAAATGTAGAAAAGGAAGAAGTAAAGTTTACCGATGATGTTTGGGCATATCCGCAGGCTACAGTTCAGATAACGGCCAAAACACCCGATAGATTTGTAGAACTTTTTAGTGAAAATAGAGACAAAATAATTTCCTATTTTATCTCGGCAGAAAAAGAGCGGCTTACGATGAACTATAACCAATATTACGAAAAAGGGGTTTACAATATTCTTGATCGTGATTTTGAGGTTACGATGAAAGTTCCTCCGGGCTTTCAGATAGCTAAAGAAGCAGAGGATTTTATCTGGTATAAGTATGAGACACCTGAGATTTCGCAGGGAGTTATTTTTTATTCTTATCCCTACGTTTCCGATAGTGCATTTACAAGCAATTATCAAATACGAATCAGAGACAGTTTGTTGAAAACTCATGTTCCCGGCCCCAGAGACGGAAGTTATATGAGTACTGAAAAACGTATCGAACCGATAGTTAATGTATTTAAACACAATGGTAATTACGCTACTGAAATGAGGGGGCTTTGGAGAGTTGAAAACGATTTTATGGGCGGCCCGTATGTTTCAATCGCTGAGCTCGATACAGACAAACAAAGAGTGCTGGTTGCTTTTGGTTATGTATACGCCCCAAGCAAGGATAAGCGGAATTTTATACGACAGGTAGAAGCTATGATTTATTCGCTGAAATTAAATAACCAGGAAGAGAATGATAAATTAAACAGGCAAACAGAGATGGAAGTGACGATAGAAGGCTGA
- the metF gene encoding methylenetetrahydrofolate reductase [NAD(P)H], protein MKVIDIINNAKKTVFSFELLPPLKGNDTSKLYRTIESLTEFDPKYINLTTHRDEIEFKEMDDGSIVKRTIRKRPGTVAIAAAIQHKYGIPVVPHILCGGFTKSETEHVLIDLNFLGIKNVLALRGDGVKSQHVFKPESNGHSNAVQLVKQIKDLKEGTYLEKDLKNSTPLDFCIGVAGYPEKHFECPNRELDLNYLKQKVDAGADYIVTQMFFDNKVYYDFVDKCREIGITVPIIPGIKPINLKNQLTVLPKIFSIDLPAELASELAKCKNNEEARRVGTEWAIYQSKDLVAHNAPSLHIYTYGISDNVKEIVKAAF, encoded by the coding sequence ATGAAAGTTATCGACATAATTAATAACGCAAAAAAAACCGTCTTTTCCTTTGAGCTCCTGCCTCCCTTAAAAGGAAATGATACGAGTAAATTGTATCGCACCATTGAAAGTTTAACAGAATTTGATCCGAAGTACATTAATCTTACCACGCATCGTGATGAGATTGAGTTCAAAGAAATGGATGATGGTTCAATTGTTAAAAGAACGATACGAAAACGCCCCGGCACTGTTGCTATTGCCGCTGCGATACAGCACAAATACGGCATTCCGGTTGTGCCGCATATTTTGTGTGGCGGATTTACCAAAAGCGAAACCGAGCATGTTTTAATCGATCTCAACTTCCTGGGAATTAAAAATGTGCTTGCATTGCGTGGCGACGGAGTAAAAAGCCAACACGTTTTCAAACCTGAATCCAACGGGCATTCCAATGCGGTTCAGCTGGTAAAACAAATCAAAGATTTAAAGGAAGGTACCTACCTGGAAAAAGATCTGAAAAACAGTACTCCGCTCGATTTCTGCATAGGTGTTGCAGGTTACCCGGAAAAACATTTTGAATGCCCCAACAGGGAGCTCGATTTGAATTACCTTAAACAAAAAGTTGATGCAGGTGCCGATTACATTGTTACACAGATGTTTTTTGATAATAAGGTTTATTATGACTTTGTTGACAAATGCCGGGAAATTGGAATAACTGTACCGATTATTCCGGGAATAAAACCCATCAATTTAAAAAACCAGCTTACGGTTCTTCCCAAAATATTTAGTATCGATTTGCCTGCAGAACTGGCTTCGGAGCTGGCAAAATGCAAAAACAACGAAGAAGCCCGAAGAGTAGGAACAGAGTGGGCTATCTATCAGTCGAAAGACCTGGTTGCACATAATGCGCCGTCGTTGCACATATATACTTACGGCATTTCCGACAATGTAAAAGAAATTGTAAAAGCTGCATTTTAA
- a CDS encoding UPF0280 family protein, which yields MFEERTYRTQFNTGRFTGFEVEFKETDLWIGVNPDSFKPEMKEIAFSRIKSLRKKLDEYIKTEPFFKKSLKPFHPSENAPPEAKEMASTAEKAGIGPMATVAGLFAREIGKELKKNFQTEEIIVENGGDIFALLNKELVLSVFAGNSPLSERIGLAIPDGMSEFGICTSAGTIGPSFSAGKADAVVVICDDVVLADAFATAFGNKVKSPNDVEKVINMAEKYPEIKSLLIICEDQIGIRGDFEIRLLK from the coding sequence ATGTTTGAAGAACGAACATACCGAACCCAGTTTAACACCGGACGATTTACCGGGTTTGAAGTAGAATTTAAGGAGACCGATTTATGGATTGGTGTAAATCCGGATTCGTTCAAACCGGAAATGAAAGAAATCGCGTTTTCAAGAATTAAATCATTGCGTAAAAAGCTGGATGAATATATAAAAACTGAGCCCTTTTTCAAAAAAAGTTTAAAGCCGTTCCACCCCTCCGAAAATGCGCCACCGGAAGCTAAAGAAATGGCTTCAACTGCAGAGAAAGCAGGCATCGGTCCAATGGCCACAGTGGCAGGGTTGTTTGCCCGGGAGATAGGAAAAGAACTCAAAAAAAACTTTCAGACAGAAGAAATAATTGTTGAAAACGGCGGCGATATTTTTGCTTTACTGAACAAAGAGTTGGTTTTATCCGTTTTTGCTGGTAATTCACCGCTTTCCGAAAGAATTGGCTTAGCCATTCCCGACGGTATGAGTGAATTTGGTATATGTACATCGGCCGGAACCATAGGACCTTCATTTAGTGCCGGAAAAGCTGATGCTGTAGTTGTTATTTGCGACGATGTTGTTCTTGCCGATGCGTTTGCCACCGCTTTTGGAAATAAGGTAAAATCGCCAAACGATGTGGAAAAAGTAATAAATATGGCGGAAAAATATCCTGAAATAAAATCACTTTTGATAATTTGTGAAGATCAGATTGGGATTCGGGGTGACTTTGAAATAAGGCTATTGAAATAG
- a CDS encoding M23 family metallopeptidase, with amino-acid sequence MVEEQNKKEKKFIRKIRDQYRLIIYNDTTFQSVWSTKLSRLKVFTITSLLSAVIVVLVILLIATTGLREYIPGYPKAEYRQMLVRSALQVDSLETELKKRDEFFKGIQAIVSGEVPEDNLIIETEVEPNEIEFQEYNHDSVFQDKLLAEQLSLSIQNNENKNTGLSQIHFFVPLEGVVSNQFDAGKDHFGIDLVSGPNARISSVLGGTVIFAGWTLETGYVMYIQHESNLISVYKHNAELLKKTGDRIKAGEAIAIVGNTGELTSGPHLHFELWYEGKALNPEQYIDF; translated from the coding sequence ATGGTGGAAGAACAAAATAAAAAAGAGAAAAAGTTTATCCGGAAAATAAGGGATCAGTACCGGTTGATTATATACAATGATACAACTTTCCAATCGGTATGGAGCACAAAACTTTCACGTTTGAAAGTATTTACAATAACCAGTTTGCTTTCGGCAGTAATTGTGGTGCTTGTTATATTGCTAATTGCTACAACCGGACTGCGAGAGTATATCCCGGGTTACCCAAAGGCTGAATACAGACAAATGTTGGTCCGTTCGGCATTGCAGGTCGATTCGCTTGAAACTGAATTAAAAAAACGTGACGAGTTTTTTAAGGGGATTCAGGCTATTGTTTCAGGAGAAGTGCCCGAAGATAATCTAATCATTGAAACAGAAGTAGAACCCAATGAAATAGAATTTCAGGAATACAATCACGATTCTGTTTTTCAGGATAAATTACTGGCCGAACAGTTAAGTCTCTCCATCCAAAATAATGAAAATAAAAACACCGGGTTAAGTCAAATCCATTTTTTTGTTCCACTGGAAGGCGTGGTTAGCAACCAGTTTGATGCAGGGAAGGATCATTTTGGTATCGATTTGGTGAGTGGCCCGAACGCAAGAATCTCATCGGTGTTGGGAGGGACAGTTATTTTTGCCGGTTGGACACTTGAAACAGGCTATGTGATGTATATCCAACACGAATCAAATTTAATATCCGTTTATAAACACAATGCAGAGTTGCTGAAAAAAACAGGTGACCGAATAAAAGCCGGAGAAGCTATTGCCATTGTTGGGAATACCGGTGAACTCACATCAGGTCCGCATCTTCATTTTGAACTTTGGTATGAAGGCAAAGCTTTGAACCCTGAACAATACATTGATTTTTAG